One region of Carbonactinospora thermoautotrophica genomic DNA includes:
- the gyrB gene encoding DNA topoisomerase (ATP-hydrolyzing) subunit B produces the protein MAEPGKPSQKQNRSYDATAITVLEGLDAVRKRPGMYIGSTGERGLHHLVYEVVDNSVDEALAGYCDRIDVTLLADGGVRVVDNGRGIPVDEHPVEKRPAVELVLTTLHAGGKFGGGGYAVSGGLHGVGVSVVNALSRRLEVEVKRDGYTWTQSYDMSKPTGPLERGEPTSETGTTVTFWPDPEIFETTEFSFETLSRRFQEMAFLNRGLTITLRDEREVGLDPDGNPREVVYRYEGGIADFVRHINATKGEPVNKSVIEFGAEAEDKRISVEIAMQWNSQYAESVYTFANTINTHEGGTHEEGFRSALTRIVNDYARSKKLLKDKDDNLAGEDIREGLTAIISVKLTEPQFEGQTKTKLGNTEARTFVQKVCYEHLTDWFEEHPNEAADIVRKAIQAATARVAARRARELTRRKGLLESTSLPGKLSDCQLSDPEKCEIFIVEGDSAGGSAKQGRDPLTQAILPIRGKILNVEKARIDKVLQNNEVQALISALGTGIHDDFDISKLRYHKIVLMADADVDGQHIRTLLLTLLFRFMRPLVEAGHVYLAQPPLYKIKWSRDEVQYAYSDRERDALIELGRQQGKKLPKDDPIQRFKGLGEMNAEELRETTMDPEKRILLQVTLDDAAQADDLFSVLMGEDVEARRQFIQRNAKDVRFLDI, from the coding sequence GTGGCCGAACCCGGCAAGCCCAGCCAGAAGCAGAACAGGTCGTACGACGCCACCGCGATCACGGTCCTGGAGGGTCTGGACGCGGTCCGCAAGCGCCCCGGCATGTACATCGGCTCGACCGGCGAGCGAGGCCTGCACCACCTGGTGTACGAGGTGGTCGACAACTCGGTCGACGAGGCGCTGGCCGGATACTGCGACCGGATCGACGTCACCTTGCTCGCCGACGGCGGGGTGCGCGTCGTGGACAACGGCCGCGGCATCCCGGTGGACGAGCACCCGGTGGAGAAGCGGCCCGCGGTGGAGCTCGTTCTCACCACCCTGCACGCGGGTGGCAAGTTCGGCGGCGGCGGGTACGCGGTCTCCGGCGGTCTGCACGGTGTCGGCGTGTCCGTGGTGAACGCGTTGTCCCGGCGGCTCGAGGTCGAGGTGAAGCGCGACGGCTACACCTGGACTCAGTCGTACGACATGAGCAAGCCCACCGGGCCGCTGGAGCGGGGCGAGCCGACCAGCGAGACGGGCACGACCGTCACGTTCTGGCCTGACCCGGAGATCTTCGAGACCACCGAGTTCTCGTTCGAGACGCTGTCGCGGCGGTTCCAGGAGATGGCTTTCCTGAACCGCGGCCTCACCATCACGCTGCGCGACGAGCGCGAGGTGGGGCTGGACCCCGACGGCAACCCGCGCGAGGTCGTGTACCGCTACGAGGGCGGCATCGCGGACTTCGTCCGGCACATCAACGCCACCAAGGGCGAGCCGGTGAACAAGTCGGTGATCGAGTTCGGCGCCGAGGCGGAGGACAAGCGGATCTCCGTCGAGATCGCGATGCAGTGGAACAGCCAGTACGCCGAGTCGGTGTACACCTTCGCGAACACGATCAACACGCACGAGGGCGGCACCCACGAGGAGGGCTTCCGCTCGGCGCTGACCCGGATCGTCAACGACTACGCGCGCAGCAAGAAGCTGCTCAAGGACAAGGACGACAACCTCGCCGGCGAGGACATCCGGGAGGGTTTGACCGCGATCATCTCGGTGAAGCTGACCGAGCCGCAGTTCGAGGGCCAGACCAAGACCAAGCTCGGCAACACCGAGGCGCGGACGTTCGTGCAGAAGGTCTGCTACGAGCACCTCACCGACTGGTTCGAGGAGCATCCGAACGAGGCGGCCGACATCGTCCGCAAGGCCATCCAGGCGGCGACCGCCCGAGTGGCGGCTCGCCGGGCTCGGGAGCTGACCCGTCGCAAGGGCCTGCTGGAGTCCACCTCGCTGCCCGGCAAGCTGTCGGACTGCCAGCTCAGTGACCCGGAGAAGTGCGAGATCTTCATCGTCGAGGGTGACTCCGCGGGCGGCTCGGCGAAGCAGGGCCGAGACCCGCTGACCCAGGCGATCCTGCCGATTCGCGGCAAGATCCTGAACGTCGAGAAGGCCCGCATCGACAAGGTCCTGCAGAACAACGAGGTGCAGGCCCTGATCTCCGCGCTCGGAACCGGCATCCACGACGACTTCGACATCTCGAAGCTCCGCTACCACAAGATCGTCCTGATGGCCGACGCCGACGTGGACGGCCAGCACATCCGGACCTTGCTGCTCACCCTGTTGTTCCGGTTCATGCGTCCGCTGGTGGAGGCCGGGCACGTGTACCTGGCGCAGCCGCCGCTGTACAAGATCAAGTGGAGCCGGGACGAGGTCCAGTACGCGTACTCCGACCGTGAGCGGGACGCGCTGATCGAGCTGGGGCGCCAGCAGGGCAAGAAACTGCCCAAGGACGACCCGATCCAGCGGTTCAAGGGTCTCGGCGAGATGAACGCCGAGGAGCTGCGCGAGACCACCATGGATCCGGAGAAGCGGATCCTGCTCCAGGTCACGCTCGACGACGCGGCCCAGGCCGACGACCTGTTCTCGGTGCTCATGGGCGAGGACGTCGAGGCCCGCCGCCAGTTCATCCAGCGCAACGCCAAGGACGTGCGCTTCCTGGACATCTGA
- the gyrA gene encoding DNA gyrase subunit A, translating to MVEVNTPPPFDRIEPVDLQTEMQRSYLDYAMSVIVSRALPDVRDGLKPVHRRVLYAMYDGGYRPDRGYYKCARVVGDVMGNYHPHGDAAIYDALVRLAQPWAMRMPLVDGNGNFGSPGNDPAAAMRYTECRLAPLAMEMLRDIEEQTVDFAPNYDGRSQEPGVLPSKFPNLLVNGASGIAVGMATNIPPHNLREVASGVQWYLEHPEATSEELLEALMERIPGPDFPTGALIVGRKGIEEAYRTGRGSITMRAVVEVEEIQGRTCLVVTELPYQVNPDNLALKIAELVKDGKIQGIADVRDETSARTGQRLVIVLKRDAVAKVVLNNLYKHTQLQETFGANMLALVDGVPRTLSLDQFVRYWVQHQVEVIVRRTRYRLNKAEERAHILRGLLKAIDRIDEVIALIRSSDTADAARTGLMRLLEIDEVQATAILDMQLRRLAALERQKITDEYDQLMATIAELNVILASPVRQRQIISEELEQIVAKYGDERRTRLVPYDGDMSIEDLIAEEDVVVTITRGGYAKRTKIDLYRSQRRGGKGVRGAQLKQDDIVEHFFVTTTHHWLLFFTNTGRVYRLKAYELPEAARDARGQHVANLLALQPEERIAQVLDLRDYDVAPYLVLATKNGLVKKTPLKEYDSNRSGGVIAINLREGDELIAAELVHPTDHLLLVSRKGQAVRFVADDSTLRPMGRATSGVIGMRFRDGDELLSMSVVREGTYVFTATSGGYAKRTSVDRYPVRGRGGLGVIAAKTVEERGELVGALTVHENDEVFAITSSGGVIRTRVAEIRETGRDTMGVQLINLASRDTVVGIARNAEEEEAEAVEEGPDGTADPQEDRT from the coding sequence GTGGTCGAAGTGAACACTCCCCCGCCGTTCGATCGCATCGAACCGGTCGACCTGCAGACCGAGATGCAGCGCTCGTACCTCGACTACGCGATGAGCGTGATCGTGAGCCGGGCGCTGCCCGACGTGCGTGACGGCCTGAAACCGGTGCACCGCCGGGTGCTGTACGCGATGTACGACGGCGGCTACCGGCCCGACCGCGGCTACTACAAGTGCGCCCGCGTCGTCGGCGACGTGATGGGCAACTACCACCCGCACGGCGACGCCGCGATCTACGACGCGCTGGTGCGGCTCGCCCAGCCGTGGGCGATGCGCATGCCGCTGGTCGACGGCAACGGCAACTTCGGCTCGCCCGGCAACGACCCGGCAGCCGCGATGCGCTACACCGAGTGCCGCCTGGCGCCGCTGGCGATGGAGATGCTCCGCGACATCGAGGAGCAGACCGTCGACTTCGCGCCGAACTACGACGGCCGCTCGCAGGAACCGGGGGTCCTGCCGTCCAAGTTCCCGAACCTGCTGGTCAACGGCGCGTCGGGGATCGCGGTCGGGATGGCGACCAACATCCCGCCGCACAACCTGCGGGAGGTCGCGAGCGGCGTCCAGTGGTACCTGGAGCACCCCGAGGCCACGAGCGAGGAGCTGCTCGAGGCGCTCATGGAGCGCATCCCGGGCCCGGACTTCCCGACCGGCGCGCTGATCGTCGGCCGTAAGGGCATCGAGGAGGCGTACCGCACCGGCCGCGGCTCCATCACGATGCGCGCGGTGGTTGAGGTCGAGGAGATCCAGGGCCGCACCTGCCTGGTGGTCACCGAGCTGCCGTACCAGGTGAACCCGGACAACCTCGCGCTCAAGATCGCCGAGCTGGTCAAGGACGGCAAGATCCAGGGCATCGCCGACGTCCGCGACGAGACGTCCGCGCGGACCGGCCAGCGGCTGGTGATCGTGCTCAAGCGGGACGCGGTCGCCAAGGTCGTCCTCAACAACCTGTACAAGCACACGCAGCTGCAGGAGACCTTCGGCGCCAACATGCTGGCGCTGGTCGACGGCGTGCCGCGCACCCTGTCGCTGGACCAGTTCGTCCGGTACTGGGTCCAGCACCAGGTCGAGGTCATCGTCCGGCGCACCCGGTACCGGCTCAACAAGGCCGAGGAGCGCGCCCACATCCTGCGCGGCCTGCTCAAGGCGATCGACCGGATCGACGAGGTCATCGCGCTGATCCGGTCCAGCGATACCGCCGACGCCGCCCGCACCGGCCTGATGCGGCTGCTGGAGATCGACGAGGTCCAGGCGACCGCCATCCTCGACATGCAGCTGCGTCGCCTGGCGGCCCTGGAACGGCAGAAGATCACCGACGAGTACGACCAGCTCATGGCGACGATCGCCGAACTGAACGTGATCCTCGCCTCCCCGGTGCGCCAGCGGCAGATCATCAGCGAGGAGCTGGAGCAGATCGTGGCCAAGTACGGCGACGAGCGCCGCACCCGGCTCGTCCCGTACGACGGCGACATGTCCATCGAGGACCTGATCGCCGAGGAGGACGTGGTCGTCACGATCACCCGCGGCGGGTACGCCAAGCGCACCAAGATCGACCTGTACCGGTCGCAGCGACGCGGTGGCAAGGGCGTGCGCGGGGCGCAGCTCAAGCAGGACGACATCGTCGAGCACTTCTTCGTCACGACCACGCACCATTGGCTGCTGTTCTTCACGAACACCGGGCGCGTGTACCGCCTCAAGGCGTACGAGCTGCCCGAGGCGGCCCGCGACGCCCGCGGCCAGCACGTGGCGAACCTGCTCGCGCTCCAGCCCGAGGAGCGCATCGCCCAGGTGCTCGACCTGCGTGACTACGACGTCGCGCCGTATCTGGTGCTCGCCACCAAGAACGGCCTGGTCAAGAAGACCCCGCTCAAGGAGTACGACTCCAACCGCTCCGGTGGCGTGATCGCGATCAACCTGCGGGAGGGCGACGAGCTGATCGCGGCCGAGCTGGTGCACCCGACCGACCATCTGTTGCTCGTCAGCCGAAAGGGTCAAGCGGTGCGATTCGTCGCGGACGACTCCACGCTGCGTCCGATGGGCCGCGCGACCAGCGGCGTTATCGGCATGCGGTTCCGCGACGGCGACGAATTGCTGTCGATGAGCGTGGTCCGGGAGGGCACGTATGTGTTCACGGCCACCTCTGGCGGGTACGCCAAGCGTACGAGCGTCGACAGGTACCCGGTCCGTGGCCGCGGTGGTCTGGGCGTGATCGCCGCCAAGACCGTCGAGGAGCGCGGTGAGTTGGTCGGAGCGTTGACCGTGCACGAGAACGATGAGGTCTTCGCGATCACGTCGAGCGGTGGCGTCATCCGTACGCGCGTCGCGGAAATCCGGGAGACCGGGCGGGACACCATGGGTGTGCAGCTGATCAACCTCGCCTCGCGTGACACGGTCGTCGGAATCGCCCGGAACGCGGAGGAAGAGGAGGCGGAGGCTGTGGAGGAAGGTCCTGACGGGACCGCCGACCCGCAGGAGGACAGGACGTGA
- a CDS encoding DUF3566 domain-containing protein, translating to MSKGNPSPDGAGARGQETSTEVMPVLRAGAAPARPGAPFGVDTAASGEASSNDTADLEGSEQAAGSPSQGPTGAGGTMPTAAIRRRIRGRRLAQPAEAPPTRRARLRLAKVDPWSVMKISFVLSIALGVVLLIATAVLWAVLDVLGVISAVSEVVGQITGSDTQAGFNLQNFLSLPRVLAFTVLVAIIDVILITALATIGAYLYNMAADFVGGLELTLAEDE from the coding sequence GTGAGCAAGGGCAACCCCAGCCCCGACGGGGCCGGAGCCAGGGGGCAGGAGACGTCCACCGAGGTGATGCCCGTCCTACGTGCCGGCGCCGCGCCGGCCCGCCCGGGCGCGCCTTTCGGTGTCGATACCGCGGCGTCGGGCGAGGCCTCCTCCAACGACACCGCGGATCTCGAGGGGAGCGAGCAGGCGGCCGGTAGCCCGTCGCAGGGCCCGACCGGCGCGGGCGGCACCATGCCGACCGCCGCGATCCGCCGCAGGATCAGGGGCCGCCGGCTTGCTCAGCCGGCCGAAGCCCCGCCCACCCGCCGGGCGCGGCTCCGCCTCGCCAAGGTGGATCCGTGGTCGGTCATGAAGATCAGCTTCGTGCTGTCGATCGCGCTCGGCGTCGTGCTCCTCATCGCCACGGCCGTCTTGTGGGCGGTGCTCGACGTGCTCGGCGTGATCTCCGCCGTCAGCGAGGTCGTAGGCCAGATCACCGGATCGGACACCCAGGCTGGGTTCAACCTGCAGAACTTCCTGTCGTTGCCTCGCGTCCTGGCGTTCACCGTCCTGGTCGCGATCATCGACGTCATCCTGATCACCGCCCTGGCGACGATCGGAGCCTACCTCTACAACATGGCGGCTGACTTCGTCGGGGGGCTGGAGTTGACGCTGGCCGAGGACGAGTGA
- a CDS encoding Cys-Gln thioester bond-forming surface protein yields MSHTRERLGVVLAGLAGALLTGLGAATPVYGAEEAVAAYAGTDSGQEVRLADGERVWAGLHRLDLSGTTARAYSAEPDGPARPGVPYGETDETGLGDHARRIGWIVRNSVPNVSTQQVARLIGKPDVDPRDATAAAQAAIWHFSDDVDLDTTSGANREDVVRLYQAFTDSRVNVGAGPAGPALEVTPRQLSGAAGLLIGAWDVFTSADRVDVTLRGAPEGTQLLDEEHQPVPGNQARAENGAYFFVRVPADAPAGEATLVAEGVAPLSVGQVFTATDPARPGQALVLAESVTGRMRSQAKVRWTAATAQPSAYVYLDCPRHQLRVFLRNRGAAPARMTVNGQPYLVAGLKEQLVRLPSPQAGRYRVQVAGPGGYARTFTDAVTCMTDTPSPLSRITTPAPHPAPTPSAMPVAALRHQSGGLARTGADTLPWLVGGGVALLVGGAVVAFLTRRRG; encoded by the coding sequence ATGTCGCATACTCGCGAGCGCCTCGGAGTCGTGCTCGCTGGTCTGGCTGGCGCCCTACTGACCGGACTGGGAGCGGCGACTCCGGTGTACGGGGCCGAAGAAGCCGTCGCCGCGTACGCGGGAACCGACAGCGGGCAGGAGGTCCGGCTGGCCGACGGCGAGCGCGTCTGGGCGGGGCTGCACCGGCTGGACCTGAGCGGTACGACGGCCCGGGCGTACTCGGCCGAGCCGGATGGCCCGGCACGGCCCGGGGTGCCGTACGGCGAGACCGATGAGACGGGGCTGGGCGATCACGCCCGCCGCATCGGCTGGATCGTGCGCAACAGCGTGCCGAACGTGAGCACGCAGCAGGTCGCCCGGCTGATCGGCAAGCCCGACGTCGATCCCCGTGACGCGACGGCCGCCGCGCAGGCCGCGATCTGGCACTTCAGCGACGACGTGGACCTGGACACGACCTCTGGCGCCAACCGGGAGGACGTGGTGCGCCTGTACCAGGCGTTCACGGACTCGCGGGTCAACGTGGGCGCGGGGCCGGCCGGTCCGGCGCTGGAGGTCACGCCCCGGCAGCTCAGCGGGGCGGCCGGGCTCCTGATAGGCGCCTGGGACGTGTTCACGAGCGCTGACCGGGTGGACGTGACCCTGCGGGGCGCGCCCGAGGGGACCCAGTTGCTCGATGAGGAGCACCAGCCGGTCCCGGGCAACCAGGCCAGGGCCGAGAACGGCGCCTACTTCTTCGTCCGGGTCCCGGCGGACGCGCCGGCCGGCGAGGCGACCCTCGTGGCCGAAGGGGTCGCGCCGCTGAGTGTCGGCCAGGTGTTCACGGCGACGGACCCGGCGCGTCCCGGCCAGGCGCTGGTCCTCGCCGAGAGCGTGACCGGCCGGATGCGCAGCCAAGCCAAGGTGAGGTGGACGGCCGCGACCGCGCAGCCGAGCGCGTACGTGTACCTGGACTGCCCCCGACACCAGCTGCGGGTGTTCCTGCGCAACCGGGGTGCGGCGCCGGCCAGGATGACGGTGAACGGTCAGCCGTACCTCGTGGCCGGTCTGAAGGAGCAGTTGGTCCGGCTGCCCTCCCCGCAGGCGGGGCGGTACCGGGTCCAGGTAGCCGGCCCGGGCGGGTACGCGAGGACGTTCACCGACGCGGTCACGTGCATGACCGACACCCCCAGCCCGCTCTCCAGGATCACCACCCCGGCGCCGCATCCTGCCCCCACGCCCTCGGCGATGCCGGTAGCGGCTCTCCGTCACCAGTCTGGCGGCCTGGCGCGGACCGGCGCGGACACCCTGCCGTGGTTGGTGGGTGGCGGTGTCGCGCTGCTGGTGGGTGGCGCCGTGGTCGCGTTCCTGACTCGCCGACGCGGGTGA
- a CDS encoding DLW-39 family protein encodes MKKLFLIALAAVGGFLIYRQIQADRAEQDLWTAATDPVTPAPDLR; translated from the coding sequence TTGAAAAAGCTTTTCTTGATCGCGCTCGCTGCGGTTGGCGGGTTCCTGATCTATCGCCAAATCCAGGCGGACCGTGCCGAGCAGGACCTCTGGACCGCCGCCACGGACCCGGTGACGCCGGCGCCGGATCTGCGCTGA
- a CDS encoding IS110 family RNA-guided transposase: MERVWAGVDIGKGHHHAVVVDAEGTRLLSRRVPNEEPALLDLLAEVLALAEEVTWAVDLTSSEAALLLALLFDHNQRVVYVPGMAVNRVAGSYRGEGKTDAKDAYVIADTARMRRDLHAVRADDELVVELRLLTAWRADLVADRTRIVNRLRVQLVAVFPGLERVLDLTNRGPLVLLTGYQTPAVIRRTGRKRLEAWLRNRKVRGAADLADRVVEAAHAQHITLPGEKLTARLVARLAREVMDLDEQIAEIDALIEERFRRHHHAEVISSLPGIGVLLGAEFLAATGGDLAVFDSADHLASLAGVAPVPRDSGKRTGNLHRPKRYSRSLQRVFYTSALISIRCCPASRAFYDRKRAEGKRHTQAVLALARRRVNVLWALLRDGRCYQTTPPAPAAA, encoded by the coding sequence GTGGAGCGGGTGTGGGCCGGCGTGGACATCGGGAAGGGCCATCATCACGCGGTGGTGGTCGACGCCGAAGGGACGCGGCTGCTGTCCCGGCGAGTGCCTAACGAGGAGCCGGCGCTGCTGGATCTGCTCGCTGAGGTGCTGGCGCTGGCAGAGGAAGTCACCTGGGCGGTCGATCTCACCAGTAGTGAGGCCGCGCTGCTGCTGGCCCTGCTGTTCGATCACAACCAGCGTGTCGTCTACGTGCCTGGCATGGCCGTGAACCGGGTCGCCGGTTCCTACCGTGGCGAGGGCAAGACCGACGCCAAGGACGCCTATGTCATCGCCGACACCGCCCGCATGCGCCGGGACCTGCACGCGGTGCGCGCCGATGATGAGCTGGTCGTTGAGCTGCGGCTGCTCACCGCGTGGCGGGCTGACCTGGTCGCGGACCGCACCCGCATCGTCAACCGGCTGCGTGTTCAGCTTGTTGCCGTCTTCCCGGGGCTGGAACGCGTCCTGGACCTGACCAATCGAGGTCCGCTGGTGCTGTTGACCGGTTACCAGACCCCAGCTGTGATCCGTCGCACCGGCAGAAAGCGGTTGGAGGCCTGGCTGCGGAACCGGAAGGTCCGCGGTGCCGCGGACCTGGCCGACCGCGTGGTGGAGGCCGCGCATGCCCAGCACATCACCTTGCCCGGAGAGAAGCTGACGGCCCGCCTGGTGGCCCGGCTCGCGAGGGAGGTGATGGACCTCGATGAGCAGATCGCCGAGATCGACGCACTCATCGAGGAGCGGTTCCGCCGGCATCACCACGCCGAAGTGATCAGCAGCCTGCCCGGCATCGGTGTCCTGCTGGGGGCGGAGTTCCTCGCCGCCACCGGCGGCGACCTGGCCGTCTTCGACTCCGCTGACCACCTGGCCAGCCTCGCCGGCGTGGCCCCCGTCCCCCGCGACTCAGGCAAACGCACCGGGAACCTGCACCGGCCCAAGCGATACAGCCGCAGCCTGCAGCGGGTCTTCTACACCTCCGCGCTGATCAGCATCCGCTGCTGCCCGGCCTCCCGCGCCTTCTACGATCGCAAGCGCGCTGAGGGTAAACGTCACACCCAGGCCGTGCTCGCCCTGGCCCGCAGACGGGTCAACGTCCTGTGGGCCCTGCTCCGCGACGGGCGTTGCTACCAGACCACACCACCGGCGCCCGCAGCGGCTTGA
- a CDS encoding IS982 family transposase produces the protein MPTDLETLITALYVKIDDEIGGTRWLGRPPRLTDSELVCLAVAQALLGFHSEARWLRFAHAHLTGMFPYLPQRPGYNKRLRAALPLVKRVIRELAVDSAFWFDTVWITDSTAVECGRSRPTVKRSDLAGWAGYGYCRSHSRWYWGLRLFLVCTPAGMPILWALASPKIDEREVLTAMLDREPHLARDRPGLLLIADKGFASAEFEADLAARGITLLRPSFKREKRRPGEPLLKSVRQLIESVNDTLKGQLDLEQHGGRTFEGVAVRVAQRILAMAAAIWHNHTIGAPTARSLIAYDS, from the coding sequence GTGCCGACCGACCTGGAGACCCTCATCACCGCACTGTACGTGAAGATCGACGACGAGATAGGAGGAACCCGATGGCTCGGCAGACCACCGCGCCTGACGGACTCCGAACTCGTCTGCCTGGCCGTGGCCCAAGCCCTGCTCGGCTTCCACTCCGAGGCCCGCTGGCTGCGCTTCGCTCACGCGCACCTGACCGGGATGTTCCCCTACCTGCCGCAACGCCCCGGCTACAACAAGCGGCTGCGGGCGGCGCTGCCCCTGGTCAAGCGGGTGATCCGGGAACTGGCCGTCGACAGCGCCTTCTGGTTCGACACCGTGTGGATCACCGACTCCACCGCCGTGGAGTGCGGGCGCTCCCGGCCCACGGTCAAACGTTCAGATCTCGCCGGCTGGGCCGGCTACGGCTACTGCCGCTCGCACAGCCGCTGGTACTGGGGCCTGCGGCTGTTCCTGGTCTGCACCCCGGCTGGGATGCCGATCCTGTGGGCGCTGGCCAGCCCGAAGATCGACGAGCGCGAGGTGCTGACCGCGATGCTCGACCGCGAGCCGCACCTGGCCCGCGACCGGCCCGGCCTGCTGCTGATCGCCGACAAGGGCTTCGCCTCCGCCGAGTTCGAAGCAGACCTGGCGGCACGCGGGATCACGCTGCTGCGGCCGTCCTTCAAGCGCGAGAAGCGCCGGCCCGGCGAGCCGCTGCTCAAGTCCGTCCGGCAGCTCATCGAGTCGGTGAACGACACCCTCAAGGGCCAGCTCGACCTGGAGCAGCACGGTGGTCGGACCTTCGAGGGCGTCGCCGTCCGGGTCGCGCAGCGGATCCTGGCGATGGCCGCCGCGATCTGGCACAACCACACGATCGGCGCGCCCACCGCCAGGTCACTGATCGCCTACGACTCTTAA
- a CDS encoding NF041680 family putative transposase encodes MTAIVDYPGGLRLPAPPRRDARAALVAFRRGWYGCLRRRRDALFELGDALLGSAGPVTSLPHLSLEPLFRRGHGSLYAALAEGDVDTDAVRDLLAAHRPAGWPPVFAVDASTWVRCDAETSPGRGFYYHPSRHSAGQPIVAGWSYQWVAQLSWRPDSWTAPVDVCRIHPHEDAVDVTVRQVTAVAERLAAGGVAQRPLFVFDAGYDPIALSEGLAGQDVQILVRIRADRVFYADPPPRLPGVGGRPRRHGARFACADPATWPPPTAQLTCRDTQYGTVTVRAWSGLHPKLAGRGRHTGAVPPIVPGTIVRVQVQRLPTACGRNKALWLWWAGSGSADLDVLWRAYVRRFDIEHTLRFVKNTLGWVIPAVRTPEQADRWTWIIVAAYTQLRLARTAVADQRLPWERPLPPTKLTPTRVRRGFLRLHPAIGTPASPPKPSGRGPGRPKGSRTRPAQRHPAIKKTHTAASGTG; translated from the coding sequence GTGACTGCCATTGTGGACTATCCGGGCGGGTTGAGGCTGCCCGCCCCGCCCCGGCGGGACGCCCGGGCCGCGCTGGTGGCGTTCCGCCGGGGCTGGTACGGATGTCTGCGCCGGCGCCGGGACGCGTTGTTCGAGCTCGGTGATGCGTTGCTGGGTTCGGCGGGGCCGGTGACCTCGTTGCCGCACCTGTCGTTGGAGCCGCTGTTTCGGCGTGGGCACGGCAGCCTGTATGCGGCTCTCGCCGAGGGTGATGTCGACACCGATGCGGTGCGGGACCTGCTGGCGGCGCACCGTCCGGCCGGCTGGCCGCCGGTGTTCGCGGTGGACGCCAGCACGTGGGTGCGCTGCGACGCGGAGACCAGCCCGGGCCGCGGGTTCTACTATCACCCCTCGCGGCATTCGGCGGGGCAGCCGATCGTGGCGGGCTGGTCGTATCAGTGGGTCGCCCAGTTGTCGTGGCGGCCCGACTCGTGGACCGCTCCGGTCGACGTGTGCCGCATCCATCCGCACGAGGACGCCGTCGACGTGACGGTCAGGCAGGTCACCGCGGTGGCCGAGCGACTGGCCGCCGGCGGCGTGGCGCAGCGGCCGTTGTTTGTGTTCGATGCCGGCTATGACCCGATCGCATTGAGCGAAGGCCTGGCCGGGCAGGACGTGCAGATTTTGGTGCGGATCCGCGCTGACCGGGTCTTCTACGCCGACCCGCCACCGCGCCTCCCGGGCGTGGGTGGGCGTCCGCGGCGGCACGGCGCACGGTTCGCCTGCGCTGACCCGGCCACCTGGCCGCCGCCGACCGCCCAGTTGACCTGCCGCGACACCCAATACGGCACGGTCACCGTGCGCGCCTGGTCCGGGCTGCACCCCAAACTCGCCGGCCGGGGCCGGCACACCGGCGCCGTCCCACCGATCGTGCCCGGCACGATCGTGCGGGTCCAGGTGCAACGCCTGCCCACGGCGTGCGGGCGGAACAAGGCCCTGTGGCTGTGGTGGGCCGGGTCTGGCAGTGCGGACCTGGACGTGTTGTGGCGGGCGTACGTGCGCCGCTTCGACATCGAGCACACCCTGCGCTTTGTCAAGAACACCCTGGGCTGGGTCATCCCGGCGGTGCGTACCCCCGAGCAGGCCGACCGGTGGACCTGGATCATCGTGGCCGCCTACACCCAGCTACGGTTGGCCCGCACCGCCGTCGCGGACCAACGACTGCCCTGGGAACGACCACTGCCGCCGACCAAACTCACCCCGACCCGCGTCCGACGAGGTTTTCTGCGACTCCACCCCGCGATCGGCACCCCCGCCAGTCCGCCGAAACCCTCCGGACGCGGCCCCGGCCGACCCAAAGGCAGCCGAACAAGACCAGCTCAACGCCACCCCGCAATCAAGAAAACCCACACCGCTGCCAGCGGTACGGGTTAA